A single window of Acidobacteriota bacterium DNA harbors:
- a CDS encoding homoserine dehydrogenase has product MIHKLAIIGFGNVGQGLAAILAENRAALARRYGFEFEITAVSDLVKGSAMVPSGSGGIDPEALLSRPEKILSKSLGKDALAVIRESNATIVIELTYTDLKTGEPATSHLKLAFETGKHAVTTNKGPLALHYAELVKLAAARKLQFRFEGTVMAGTPLISFGLKNLAGCDFSEIRGIFNGTTNFILTRMETGMSYDKALAKAQELGYAEADPTGDVEGFDTMGKVLILANTFMDGKLKKENVSRTGITKLTLDDIKRAAADGKRWKLIGRLKRDGDSVVGSVAPEALPMANPLTSVMDATNAAQFVTDLLGEVTVIGPGAGRKETGFAVLSDLLDIHRMIG; this is encoded by the coding sequence ATGATCCACAAGCTGGCAATCATAGGTTTCGGGAATGTCGGTCAAGGGCTGGCAGCCATTCTGGCAGAGAATAGAGCCGCACTTGCCCGCAGGTATGGATTTGAATTTGAGATTACAGCAGTTTCGGATCTTGTGAAAGGCTCTGCCATGGTGCCGTCTGGCTCGGGCGGCATAGATCCGGAAGCGCTTCTCTCGCGCCCCGAGAAGATCCTCTCGAAATCATTAGGGAAAGATGCGCTAGCCGTGATACGCGAGAGCAACGCAACCATCGTCATCGAGCTCACTTACACGGATTTGAAAACGGGAGAGCCTGCAACCTCTCACCTGAAGCTTGCATTCGAAACTGGCAAACATGCGGTGACTACCAACAAGGGCCCGCTGGCTCTGCATTACGCAGAATTGGTAAAGCTGGCCGCCGCTAGGAAGCTTCAGTTTCGGTTCGAGGGAACGGTAATGGCAGGAACGCCGCTTATATCGTTCGGCCTGAAGAACCTCGCCGGCTGCGATTTTTCAGAAATCCGTGGCATCTTCAACGGCACGACAAACTTCATCCTGACCCGGATGGAAACTGGCATGTCATATGATAAGGCACTGGCAAAGGCGCAGGAGCTTGGCTATGCCGAGGCGGATCCAACGGGGGACGTCGAAGGGTTCGACACGATGGGGAAGGTTCTCATCCTGGCAAATACTTTCATGGACGGGAAGTTGAAGAAGGAAAATGTCTCTCGCACCGGTATCACAAAGCTTACGCTGGATGACATAAAGCGTGCCGCCGCGGATGGGAAGAGATGGAAACTCATCGGGCGACTGAAGAGAGATGGCGACAGCGTGGTTGGCTCCGTAGCTCCGGAAGCGCTTCCGATGGCAAATCCGCTTACATCGGTCATGGATGCCACAAACGCGGCGCAGTTTGTAACCGATCTGCTGGGTGAAGTTACAGTAATAGGCCCCGGAGCCGGTAGAAAAGAGACAGGTTTCGCAGTCCTGTCCGACCTTCTCGACATTCACAGGATGATCGGGTGA